The proteins below come from a single Comamonas antarctica genomic window:
- the gltX gene encoding glutamate--tRNA ligase produces MNNKVRTRFAPSPTGFIHLGNIRSALYPWAFARANGGDFILRIEDTDLERSTQASVDVILEGMKWLQLTPDEGPFYQMQRIERYKQVLAQLQDKGLVYPCYMSMAELDALREKQMANKEKPRYDGTWRPEPGKQLPPVPEGVQPVLRFKTPQGGVVAWEDKCKGRIEFQNSELDDLVIARPDGTPTYNFCVCVDDMDMAITHVIRGDDHINNTPRQIHIFEALGAQVPVFAHLPTVLNEQGEKMSKRNGAKAVTQYRDEGYLADAMVNYLARLGWSHGDDEIFSRAQFLEWFNLDHLGRSAGQFDEAKLRWVNAQHLKAMDDVALAAQVKPFLEKRGIAAAELDADDRLVRICGLFKDRCDTLVALADWVQVFYRDVTPDEEERAKHVTEAVQPAIAALAAALAECEWSREAISAAFKEVLKAQGLKMPQLAMPVRVLTVGTAHTPSVDSVLELLGREKIAARLQNA; encoded by the coding sequence ATGAACAACAAAGTACGTACCCGTTTCGCCCCGTCACCCACGGGCTTCATCCACCTGGGCAACATCCGCTCGGCGCTCTATCCCTGGGCCTTTGCGCGCGCCAATGGCGGCGATTTCATCCTGCGCATCGAAGACACCGATCTCGAGCGTTCGACCCAGGCCTCGGTGGACGTGATCCTCGAAGGCATGAAGTGGCTGCAGCTCACGCCCGACGAGGGTCCGTTCTATCAGATGCAGCGCATCGAGCGCTACAAGCAGGTGCTGGCGCAACTGCAGGACAAGGGCCTGGTCTACCCCTGCTATATGAGCATGGCCGAGCTCGACGCGCTGCGCGAGAAGCAGATGGCCAACAAGGAGAAGCCGCGCTATGACGGCACCTGGCGCCCCGAGCCCGGCAAGCAGCTGCCGCCCGTGCCCGAAGGCGTGCAGCCGGTGCTGCGTTTCAAGACCCCGCAGGGCGGGGTGGTGGCGTGGGAAGACAAGTGCAAGGGCCGCATTGAATTCCAGAACAGCGAGCTCGACGACCTGGTCATCGCGCGTCCCGACGGCACGCCCACCTATAACTTCTGCGTCTGTGTCGATGACATGGACATGGCGATCACCCATGTGATCCGCGGCGACGACCACATCAACAACACGCCGCGCCAGATCCATATCTTCGAAGCGCTGGGCGCACAGGTGCCGGTGTTCGCCCATCTGCCCACGGTGCTCAACGAGCAGGGCGAGAAGATGAGCAAGCGCAACGGCGCCAAGGCCGTGACGCAGTACCGCGACGAAGGCTATCTGGCCGATGCCATGGTCAACTACCTGGCACGCCTGGGCTGGAGCCATGGCGACGACGAGATCTTCAGCCGCGCGCAGTTCCTCGAGTGGTTCAACCTCGACCATCTGGGCCGCAGCGCGGGCCAGTTCGACGAAGCCAAGCTGCGCTGGGTCAACGCCCAGCACCTCAAGGCCATGGACGACGTGGCGCTTGCCGCGCAGGTCAAGCCTTTCCTGGAAAAGCGCGGCATTGCGGCCGCTGAACTGGATGCCGACGATCGCCTGGTGCGCATCTGCGGCTTGTTCAAGGACCGCTGCGACACGCTGGTGGCGCTGGCCGACTGGGTGCAGGTGTTCTACCGGGATGTGACGCCCGACGAGGAAGAGCGCGCCAAGCATGTGACCGAAGCCGTGCAACCCGCGATTGCGGCGCTGGCCGCGGCGCTGGCCGAATGCGAATGGAGCCGCGAAGCGATCTCCGCCGCATTCAAGGAAGTGCTCAAGGCCCAGGGCCTGAAGATGCCCCAGCTGGCGATGCCGGTGCGGGTGCTGACGGTGGGCACGGCGCACACGCCATCGGTCGATTCAGTGCTTGAATTGCTCGGTCGCGAAAAAATTGCTGCGAGATTGCAAAACGCTTAA
- a CDS encoding O-succinylhomoserine sulfhydrylase, protein MTERTLPAGLHPDTLAVREAVERSQWGEHSEALYLTSSFVQPDAATAARRFGNEEPGYTYSRTSNPTVTSFERRLAAMEGTEAAIATSTGMSAILMVAMTMLKSGDHIICSQSMFGSTIKLLGSEMARFGVSTSFVSQTDVAAWKAAMRPETRLLFAETPTNPLGDLCDIAALAELAHANGALLAVDNSFASPVLQRPAEFGADLIVHSGTKLLDGQGRAMAGAVCGPKALVEERMGAFQRTAGLNVAPFNAWVMLKGMETLSLRVKAMSAAALEMAQWLEAHPKVARVHYCGLPSHPQHDLAMRQQSGMGGGVLAFDVIGATPEALRANAFTVIDSTRVCSITANLGDVKTTITHPASTSHGRLSEEQRQAAGISQGLIRLSVGLEHLEDIKADLCRGLDTL, encoded by the coding sequence GTGACCGAACGAACCCTTCCCGCCGGCCTGCATCCCGATACCCTCGCGGTGCGCGAAGCCGTTGAGCGCAGCCAATGGGGCGAGCACAGCGAAGCGCTGTACCTCACCAGCAGCTTCGTGCAGCCCGATGCCGCAACGGCCGCGCGCCGCTTTGGCAACGAGGAGCCGGGCTATACCTACAGCCGCACCTCCAATCCCACGGTGACCAGCTTCGAGCGCCGCCTCGCGGCCATGGAAGGCACCGAAGCCGCGATCGCCACCTCGACCGGCATGTCGGCCATCCTGATGGTGGCCATGACCATGCTCAAGTCGGGCGACCACATCATCTGCTCGCAATCGATGTTCGGCTCGACCATCAAGCTGCTGGGCAGCGAGATGGCGCGCTTTGGCGTGAGCACCAGCTTCGTGTCGCAGACCGATGTCGCCGCCTGGAAGGCCGCGATGCGCCCCGAAACGCGCCTGCTGTTTGCCGAAACCCCGACCAATCCGCTGGGCGACCTCTGCGATATCGCCGCGCTGGCCGAGCTGGCGCATGCCAACGGCGCCTTGCTGGCCGTCGACAACAGCTTTGCCTCGCCGGTGCTGCAGCGCCCCGCGGAATTCGGCGCCGACCTGATCGTGCATTCGGGCACCAAGCTGCTCGACGGCCAGGGCCGGGCCATGGCGGGCGCGGTCTGCGGCCCGAAAGCGCTGGTCGAAGAGAGGATGGGTGCCTTCCAGCGCACCGCCGGCCTCAACGTCGCGCCGTTCAACGCCTGGGTCATGCTCAAGGGCATGGAGACCCTGTCGCTGCGCGTCAAGGCAATGAGCGCCGCAGCGCTGGAAATGGCCCAATGGCTTGAAGCGCATCCCAAGGTTGCCCGCGTGCACTATTGCGGACTGCCCAGCCATCCCCAGCACGATCTGGCCATGCGCCAGCAGTCGGGCATGGGCGGCGGCGTGCTGGCCTTCGATGTGATCGGCGCCACGCCCGAGGCGCTGCGCGCCAACGCGTTCACGGTCATCGACAGCACGCGCGTGTGCAGCATCACCGCCAATCTGGGCGATGTGAAGACCACCATCACCCATCCGGCCAGCACGTCGCATGGCCGTCTTTCCGAGGAGCAGCGCCAGGCCGCCGGCATCAGCCAGGGCCTGATCCGCCTCTCGGTCGGCCTCGAACATCTCGAAGACATCAAGGCAGACCTCTGCCGTGGACTGGATACCCTCTAA